Proteins encoded in a region of the Sulfurimonas marina genome:
- the argC gene encoding N-acetyl-gamma-glutamyl-phosphate reductase produces MTHINVGVIGASGYTGLELVKMLVKHPNFKLTYLANSEGETTADELHPSLKGVCDLEVQKASVTQASNECELVFLALPHKTAMAYVKPLIANGVKVVDLSADYRLPLYTYEAFYTEHTDVANLEHSVYGLPELFRQELKSAKLVANPGCFPTSAILGLLPFMKYRVEHTPIIVDAKTGVSGAGKKLSETTHFVNVNDNLFAYNPLMHRHAPEIADKLGVDFEEVNFVPHLVPLTRGMISSIYIQVEGDFDEEAVLEEYYKDAPHVRISKVPTTMKDVAGTNFCDIYAKRKGNMLFISSAIDNLMRGASSQAIVNANIMMGLAEDAGIPDIAYVP; encoded by the coding sequence TTGACTCACATTAATGTAGGAGTGATCGGAGCAAGCGGCTATACAGGTTTAGAACTTGTAAAAATGCTTGTAAAACATCCAAATTTTAAACTTACATACCTTGCAAACTCTGAGGGTGAAACTACTGCAGATGAACTGCATCCTTCACTTAAAGGAGTATGTGACTTAGAGGTGCAAAAAGCAAGTGTTACTCAAGCAAGTAATGAATGTGAACTTGTATTTTTGGCGTTACCTCACAAAACGGCTATGGCGTATGTAAAACCGTTGATCGCAAACGGTGTTAAAGTGGTGGACCTTTCAGCGGATTATCGTCTCCCTTTATATACATATGAAGCGTTTTACACAGAACATACTGATGTTGCAAACTTAGAACACAGTGTATACGGACTTCCTGAGCTTTTCCGCCAAGAGCTAAAATCTGCAAAGCTAGTAGCAAATCCTGGATGTTTTCCGACGTCGGCAATTTTAGGGCTACTGCCTTTTATGAAGTATCGTGTAGAGCATACTCCGATTATTGTAGATGCAAAAACGGGTGTGAGCGGAGCAGGAAAAAAACTGAGTGAGACGACACACTTTGTCAATGTAAACGACAATCTATTTGCATATAATCCTTTAATGCATCGTCATGCACCGGAGATTGCAGATAAACTCGGTGTAGACTTTGAAGAGGTGAACTTTGTACCACATTTAGTGCCTCTTACTCGTGGTATGATCAGCTCTATTTACATTCAGGTAGAGGGTGATTTTGATGAAGAAGCAGTGTTAGAAGAGTACTATAAAGATGCTCCTCACGTGCGTATCTCAAAGGTGCCTACAACTATGAAAGATGTAGCTGGCACAAACTTCTGTGATATATATGCAAAAAGAAAAGGGAATATGCTCTTTATCTCTTCTGCAATTGACAACTTAATGCGTGGGGCTTCATCTCAGGCGATTGTTAATGCAAATATTATGATGGGTCTTGCTGAAGATGCGGGGATTCCAGATATAGCGTATGTCCCGTAA
- a CDS encoding thiamine biosynthesis protein ThiF: MMDGFNLDSPLVCEGIIGDGCGGGRIFFIEDLKLQVYDPFTKESRVLLNDLECVKRISKSGCIITIEEQTKTIEFDLSTLKS, translated from the coding sequence ATGATGGATGGTTTTAATCTAGATTCTCCTCTTGTATGTGAAGGGATTATAGGTGATGGTTGCGGCGGCGGAAGGATCTTCTTTATAGAGGATCTAAAACTGCAAGTGTATGATCCTTTTACCAAAGAGAGCAGGGTACTTTTAAATGACCTAGAGTGTGTGAAGAGGATCAGTAAATCTGGCTGTATAATCACTATAGAAGAGCAAACAAAAACTATAGAGTTTGATCTCTCTACTTTAAAAAGTTAA
- the greA gene encoding transcription elongation factor GreA → MSNVEPMTIFGYEKLQAEVKDLKEVKRPGVVKAIEEALEHGDLKENAEYHAAKEMQKNIDNRLAELQELLGNAQIVDPSELEHAKVSFGSTVIMTNLDTDEEVTYTIVGGAESNPDMGLISFNSPLAKQLLGKEEGDDVKVRLPGGEMEFEIDEVKYQEIVFDSH, encoded by the coding sequence ATGAGTAATGTAGAACCTATGACAATTTTCGGCTATGAAAAATTACAAGCTGAAGTAAAAGATCTTAAAGAGGTAAAGCGCCCAGGTGTTGTAAAAGCGATCGAAGAAGCGCTAGAACACGGTGACCTAAAAGAAAATGCTGAGTATCATGCAGCAAAAGAGATGCAAAAAAATATCGATAACCGTTTAGCGGAACTGCAAGAGCTTTTAGGAAATGCACAGATCGTAGATCCTAGCGAGCTTGAACATGCGAAAGTGAGTTTCGGTTCAACTGTTATTATGACAAACTTAGATACTGACGAAGAGGTGACATATACTATCGTTGGCGGTGCTGAAAGCAACCCGGACATGGGGCTTATCTCATTTAATTCTCCGCTTGCTAAACAACTTCTTGGAAAAGAGGAGGGGGATGATGTAAAAGTTCGTCTTCCTGGCGGTGAAATGGAATTTGAGATCGATGAAGTAAAATATCAGGAGATTGTTTTTGACTCACATTAA